In Streptomyces sp. TS71-3, the following proteins share a genomic window:
- a CDS encoding 3-hydroxyacyl-CoA dehydrogenase NAD-binding domain-containing protein — protein sequence MPAEPSPSAAAPAPPEHPAVRWEQDDTGVVTLVLDDPGQSANTMNEVFITSLSAVADRLEAERDSVRGIVVTSAKKTFFAGGDLRDLLAVRPEDVQEAFEGSMRVKRDLRRIETLGKPVVAALGGAALGGGYEIALACHHRIALDAPGSRIGLPEVTLGLLPAGGGVVRTVRLLGIADALLKVLIQGNRHSPRKALEAGLVHEVAATREEMLAKARAFIDAHPESQQPWDTPGYRIPGGTPAQPKFAANLPAFPANLRKQTGGAPYPAPRAILAAAVEGAQVDFATAETIEARYFAGLVTGQTAKNMIQAFFFDLQAVNSGASRPSGIEPATVRKVAVLGAGMMGAGIAYACARAGIDVVLKDVAAETAARGKGYSEKLCAKAVERGRTTQEKADALLARITPTADPQDVAGCDAVIEAVFEDPALKHKVFQEIQGIVEPDALLCSNTSTLPIGLLAEGVQRPADFIGLHFFSPVDKMPLVEIIRGERTSKGAVARAFDLVRQINKTPIVVHDSRGFFTSRVIGQFINEGVAMVGEGIEPASVEQAAAQAGYPAKVLSLMDELTLTLPRRIRDESRRAVEDAGGAWQPHPAEAVIDRMVDEFGRPGRSGGAGFYDYEDGRRARLWPGLREHFTRTGDDAPEVPFHDMQERMLFSEALDTVRLLEEGVLTSVADANIGSILGIGFPGWTGGVLQYINGYEGGPAGFVARARELAERYGERFAPPALLVEKAERGERFSDSR from the coding sequence ATGCCCGCAGAGCCGTCCCCGTCCGCAGCGGCGCCCGCACCCCCGGAGCACCCGGCCGTGCGCTGGGAACAGGACGACACCGGCGTGGTCACCCTCGTCCTCGACGACCCCGGCCAGTCCGCCAACACCATGAACGAGGTCTTCATCACCTCGCTCTCCGCCGTCGCCGACCGGCTGGAGGCCGAACGGGACAGCGTGCGGGGCATCGTCGTCACCTCCGCCAAGAAGACCTTCTTCGCCGGCGGGGACCTGCGCGACCTGCTGGCGGTGCGGCCCGAGGACGTCCAGGAAGCGTTCGAGGGGAGCATGCGCGTCAAGCGCGACCTGCGCCGCATCGAGACCCTCGGCAAGCCGGTCGTCGCCGCGCTGGGCGGCGCGGCCCTGGGCGGCGGCTACGAGATCGCCCTCGCCTGCCACCACCGCATCGCGCTCGACGCGCCCGGCTCGCGGATCGGCCTGCCGGAGGTCACCCTCGGCCTGCTGCCCGCGGGCGGCGGCGTGGTGCGCACGGTGCGCCTGCTCGGCATCGCCGACGCGCTGCTCAAGGTGCTCATCCAGGGCAACCGGCACAGCCCCCGAAAGGCCCTGGAAGCCGGTCTGGTGCACGAGGTCGCCGCCACCCGCGAGGAGATGCTCGCCAAGGCCCGCGCCTTCATCGACGCCCACCCGGAGTCGCAGCAGCCCTGGGACACCCCCGGGTACCGCATCCCCGGCGGTACCCCCGCGCAGCCCAAGTTCGCCGCGAACCTCCCCGCGTTCCCCGCCAACCTGCGCAAGCAGACCGGCGGCGCCCCCTATCCGGCGCCGCGGGCGATCCTGGCCGCCGCCGTCGAGGGCGCCCAGGTCGACTTCGCGACGGCCGAGACGATCGAGGCCCGCTACTTCGCGGGCCTGGTCACCGGCCAGACCGCGAAGAACATGATCCAGGCCTTCTTCTTCGACCTCCAGGCCGTCAACTCCGGCGCGAGCAGGCCCTCGGGCATCGAGCCGGCCACGGTACGGAAGGTCGCGGTCCTCGGCGCCGGCATGATGGGCGCGGGAATCGCCTACGCCTGCGCGCGGGCCGGCATCGACGTCGTCCTCAAGGACGTCGCCGCCGAGACCGCGGCGCGGGGCAAGGGCTACTCGGAGAAGCTGTGCGCCAAGGCCGTCGAACGGGGCCGCACCACCCAGGAGAAGGCCGACGCGCTGCTCGCCCGGATCACCCCCACGGCCGACCCCCAGGACGTCGCCGGGTGCGACGCCGTGATCGAGGCGGTGTTCGAGGACCCCGCGCTCAAGCACAAGGTGTTCCAGGAGATCCAGGGCATCGTCGAGCCCGACGCGCTGCTCTGCTCCAACACCTCCACGCTGCCCATCGGCCTGCTGGCCGAGGGCGTGCAGCGGCCCGCCGACTTCATCGGGCTGCACTTCTTCTCGCCCGTCGACAAGATGCCGCTGGTCGAGATCATCAGGGGCGAGCGGACCTCTAAGGGCGCGGTGGCCCGCGCCTTCGACCTGGTCCGGCAGATCAACAAGACCCCCATCGTGGTCCACGACTCCCGCGGCTTCTTCACTTCGCGCGTCATCGGGCAGTTCATCAACGAGGGCGTGGCCATGGTCGGCGAGGGCATCGAGCCCGCCTCCGTCGAGCAGGCAGCGGCCCAGGCCGGCTACCCGGCCAAGGTGCTCTCCCTGATGGACGAGCTCACCCTCACCCTGCCCCGCAGGATCCGCGACGAGTCCCGGCGCGCCGTCGAGGACGCCGGCGGCGCCTGGCAGCCGCACCCCGCCGAGGCGGTCATCGACCGGATGGTCGACGAGTTCGGCCGTCCGGGCAGGAGCGGAGGCGCCGGCTTCTACGACTACGAGGACGGCCGCCGCGCCCGGCTCTGGCCTGGCCTGCGCGAGCACTTCACCCGTACCGGAGACGATGCCCCCGAGGTGCCGTTCCACGACATGCAGGAGCGGATGCTCTTCTCCGAGGCGCTGGACACCGTGCGGCTGCTGGAGGAGGGCGTGCTGACCTCGGTGGCCGACGCGAACATCGGCTCGATCCTGGGCATCGGCTTCCCCGGCTGGACCGGTGGAGTGCTCCAGTACATCAACGGCTACGAGGGCGGGCCCGCCGGTTTCGTGGCCCGTGCCAGGGAGCTGGCGGAGCGGTACGGCGAGCGGTTCGCGCCGCCGGCGCTGCTGGTGGAGAAGGCCGAGCGGGGGGAGCGCTTCAGCGACTCGCGGTAA
- a CDS encoding MerR family transcriptional regulator translates to MTTEAQQPTLTVDELAARAGVTVRTVRFYSTRGLLPPPVIGPRRVGRYGQEHLSRLALIEELQHQGMTLAAIERYLERLPADLSAHDLAIHRALVASWAPEGAEEMSRAELERRAGRALTDGDLQRLAAFEVIARSGEQESFRVDRGLLGLGLQLLDVPIAHETILAARAVLLEHSRAAAAALSRLLRDEVGEPRPDSGTDPERAAAVRSLSAHMQPLVVQALVTAFQRSLQQEVREWLKET, encoded by the coding sequence GTGACCACCGAGGCACAGCAGCCGACGCTGACGGTCGACGAGCTGGCGGCGCGCGCGGGTGTCACCGTGCGCACCGTGCGCTTCTACAGCACCCGTGGCCTGCTGCCGCCGCCGGTGATAGGCCCACGCAGGGTCGGCCGGTACGGGCAGGAGCACCTGTCGCGGCTTGCGCTGATCGAGGAGCTCCAGCACCAGGGGATGACGCTGGCCGCCATCGAGCGCTACCTGGAGCGGCTGCCGGCCGACCTCAGCGCCCACGACCTGGCGATCCACCGCGCTCTGGTGGCGTCCTGGGCGCCCGAGGGGGCGGAGGAGATGTCACGCGCGGAGCTGGAACGCCGCGCCGGGCGCGCCCTCACCGACGGTGATCTCCAGCGGCTCGCGGCCTTCGAGGTGATCGCACGGTCCGGGGAGCAGGAGTCGTTCCGGGTGGACCGGGGGCTGCTGGGCCTGGGCCTGCAGTTGCTGGACGTGCCGATCGCGCACGAGACGATCCTCGCGGCCCGCGCCGTGCTGCTGGAGCACAGCCGTGCCGCGGCCGCGGCACTGTCCCGGCTGCTCAGGGACGAGGTGGGCGAGCCGCGGCCGGACAGCGGGACGGACCCCGAGCGGGCGGCGGCGGTGCGGTCGCTGTCGGCGCACATGCAGCCGCTGGTGGTGCAGGCGCTGGTGACGGCGTTTCAGCGCTCGCTCCAGCAGGAGGTCCGGGAGTGGCTGAAGGAGACGTGA